Genomic window (Primulina eburnea isolate SZY01 chromosome 8, ASM2296580v1, whole genome shotgun sequence):
CTGTTATATCAACTCGAATTGTGGCTGGATTGATACATATTCTCGTTTTCAATTTCTCGTAGTTCTGTTAACATatctgaaatggagaaattataAGCTCATTAGTACCACCTTAGATTTACCCTTGTTGATTTGAGGTCTAAGGTTGAACTTTATTttttcaatccccgaggtgaagaaCTGACTTGAAGACTCGAGATAAGGACTCAGAGCTTCAATTTTTGCTTGGACCGACTCATCTCCCGACTTAGCACTTGTGCTAGGGGTATTTGGATCCATTGCTCATTGTATAGAGCCAtttactcgaaaactctccttTTCAGAAGCAAGTTGTTTCTCAATAGTCTTGAGGATCGAATTTATATATAGATCATATCTGAGTATAAGCATGTAAACATCCTGTGATTCAATCAGAGACATTGCTCTTATCAATTTGTTATAGCTTACCCTCAACTTCTGCATTTATGGGGAGCTTGTTGAACTCTGTTGGAAGCATTTTAAGGTGTTTTCTCAAATGACTGCATTTTCATCGACATTAGCGTTGTTCATATCttgttaaaaaatataaaagaatattttcatgagacttaataataacaatatcaaaaatataaatttgtcataAAGATTACAATCTTAATAATCTAAGCATACCATCTTAATAATTTAACCTTATTGAGTTTAGATTCAGTtacttttttcaaaaaaaaaaatttcacatGTGTATCATTAAATTTTAAGGTAAATTTCTTTGTAAGTAAAAATAATTATCATTTTTCAAGTCATTTTTGCTGCATAAAATTTTTTCGTTGATATGTCATCGTATGACTTATGCATCTCAGAATAGTCCGCTGCAATACCTACATGGTTTTTCTCCATCTGATGTGAGCTTTGTAAGAACCACTTCCCACCATTGATCACTTGTTGTTCTCCATTTGGTGTGAGTATTGTAGGGACTTGGCATTTTAGCAAAGAAATGTTACAATGCTATATTTTCGACCAtaaattccatctatatttagtgaataacatgaTGTATTCATCCGctaaaaatatataatgtaATTCAAGAGTATACAAAGCTTGAAtatatttctttctttttctctcTACCTTGAGTGTGAAATAATCTACCTTTATATTCAAGCTTTGTATACTCTTGAATTATAAAATGTGCTTTATATTCAAGCTTTGTATAAAATGTGCTTTAAATAATCATTCTTTATGTTATCTCGTTAGGAGATTTCCCGGCTAGAACTTACTCTTTGGTTTCTACCGAATTCATGTTGCAAGCAATTTTAACTGATTTCATAAGATTCATTTCtcaaagtttaatgaatcattttctgttgagatcaaGTACTCATACTACGATTCTCATAGCCGtgtccaatcatctatgagatcttctctgttttttatGAGCATAACCCCATAAAGTTGTATTGGTTCCAAAATAGATTTCTCATAAGTTGTTTGGTACAAGAGAATTTGACTTCAGTTTGACTTGGTTCCCGTTAAGTGTTTTTCTTCACCAACCTGAAAATCATTTTGGGGTCTTCCTATGTTTGTGTCATAGGATCTCACACTTTCCGTTAATGATTCTTGTATTCTACTAACTAACAACTAGTTGTGTTCATGTTCAAATCTACAACCTAGACCAATCCTATATATAGTTGCCATCAGATTATTGTCTTTTCTGAGACAGTTTTGATGAGATTAATCATCCAGATCAATCCTGTGTTCAGTACCAAATGATCGTGATAATCTTCATTCTGAGAACCTTTTACTAGTATGTGGTTGTTCTATattttgaattcttgtttgaatatcattTAGTGTTCCAAGAATTTCTTTAATTTTACATTGTACATAGTATAACAGATTGTCATAGTTTTGTACCTTTTTTTGGATATCTCTAAGATTTCCGGAGAGTTTAGAGGAATCCAAGATTATTTCTAGAACATATTGCTCTAAATCATAAATTTACCTTGTGATTCTTATATGTTCCTCTTTGCTCATGATATCTAATTTTTGTTAGATCTTCTTgtaaatattccaaaatattggaataagTCATATGAAAATTTAATCTCTAACCTAGCTTCGGATCCATAACTTTTTAGAAAATCTCCTCTTCAGATATATAATTACAcagtaataataattttgtaaatctgaaataatttatttcaacTCCAATACTATTTTTATGGTCCAGTATAAAATTCCTTAATGAAATAGAATCAGGATAGTTTGggtatattttgaaaatatttattggaCAAATTCTTTGAAACATATGGAAACAATTTGGGATAGTGGAAAGAAAATGAATTAAATTGAGATTTTGTTAAACAATAGAGATCTAATTGAATTTTTGTCCGCTTTGGGTCTCTACTAAATTCTCAAATGGCCAAAAGAAAGCATGGTGATTTCTTGATAATGCCTGAACTTTCAGTGatattttctgaatttttttaCTTGCCTAACTTAGGAAAAATTATCAAGAAAATAATGAAAAGTGGGAAGCAGAGGGATTTGAGTTCTTAGATTTCAAGACAAGGATTTTAATTCAAAAAAGGGGAAAACCAtttcttttcttctcttttttgtGACAAAGGTTGGGAGATAAGAAAGCATTTAACTTCTACATGAATCTTGGTTTGGCGTCACTACAAAACAATAATGGGATATGGACATGCATGATGATAAAAGTGATGGAGGACATTGCTTAGGTACAAAGAGATGAGGACATCTGGACATGGAACGATAATGCGGAACTAGATACTTTGCACACGcggtttttttttataattatctatggactaaagtgaaatttaataaattatcgaGGGACTAAAATGCTATTTGAATTgttgtaatttaaaaaaaatcaaaaatgttttttgaaacttaaaaaaaataaaaacaaaaatgtaaatttgatatcaaatgaggGCAAAATTggtaaaacaaaaaacaaatcaaatttGTCTCTATTAGGAAGATTCttaataatagtaatagatAAGCCACAGTCGTTCAATGGATAAAAACTACTGTTGAATTTCCAAGAATGGccgaaataaattaaatttaatcatGTATTCAAGATaggaaaatagttttttttaaaaaaaattttgaaaaataaatggGAGGATATGGTATTTAATCTATTTCATCTTGGTATTGGTTCTGGTTAATGGATTATCATGCAACATGCACTTTGAGCGTTTGGAATCCCAAACTTGCATTTTCCAATTTTTAATTAGAGATAAGAACATTGGGATGTGGACGTGAATAAAAAAAATGCTATTATTCCTTTAAAAATTCACGGGGATCAAACGCTAATGGGAATTTACTTATCTACAATATAAAACAATGGAAATTAGTTCAAATTATTTTGCCTGTCCCATCAGAAATACGAAAGAATTCCATCTATTCATCCTCTTTCGGTGGCTAAAGAACCTTTTTCCTTGTTCCAATTAATTTTTGAAGATAATATTACGCAAGAAAGGGACTTGAGGCCAAAGGGTACAAGGATTTGTGATCAAACTTattcatctttccttttattaAGAAGAAAAGGGGAAAAAGTAAAAAGAAAAACTTAAAGAATATATATATGCTTTGGCCATTTGTCAAAAGCAAATCTATGTATTGATCAAATCACTAGATTTTATTTCTGAAATCTTTCGGAGTAATTTATGAGCAATGACGCAGAAACAGCATTtgtcaacttttaaagtttgtAGTTCAACTATTTCTTGTACCTTTTTTCTGGTAATAAGAATTACCATTTGTTGCATTGTCTGAAAATTGAAAAGTAAACACAGTTGCCCCACCCATCATTTAATAATGCTTGACGTTGGTTAGATGCAATTGACCGCACTACAAATCTGAAAAACACACTTTCAACCCAAAGCCATGTtgaattttatgatatgatctCATAAGAACAAGACACTGTTGGGTTGAGTCAGTGTCTTGAGAGGGTTTTACACGAAAACAAGACAGGTACAATAGAGCCGCTAATGCTTAATCAATATTGTGTGCAAGAGGAAAACCGAAACAActcataaattttgaaaaagaaacTTGTGTATACTGTAGGACATGATATTCAGTTGTCATAAAATGGTAACTATAATTCCCAAGTTGTACATGATATGCTGAAATGCGATTGTCATACACGATGTCGATATGCTTGGAGAGGGTCAACGGATCACATGTTGGCAAATATCACATTCTCGGCAGATTCAGTTGCATAGATTGAACATTAAACGGCTCAAGGGATCGGATGTCATTGATATGGGATTTTCACAAGGTACAAAATATACAATGATCGCTCGCACAATTGGCCCGTCTTTTGAATTTGACTCACTCCAGCCAAAACCAGTACCTCAGGATTTGTGAAATCACACTTGCTCGGAGGAAACCATGAGGATCCAACAGTTTCAGGCATCATATATTGATACTGTGATCTTGAAGAACTTAAGTGGATTTACAGTGAACTGTATGTAGGTACTTGTATAATGAAAAAACAATCTCATTCCAACTGTATCTTCAATGTAAAATCCAGTAATTCGCTAAGGGGGACAAAATTGCACGTACCAAGAATGATTCAGGATTCAACATCATCACCATCTCCAATCAAATTACAGCTATCAGAGCACTCCGAAAGACTGCTGACAAGAGAAAAATTTGAAGTGCATAAGAAATGGCTACACATCTGCATCTTAACATCTAAAGCCTAATAAGTAAATGAAGATTGTTAGTGCTATCAGGGGGAACCTGAGGGGAGAAGGGGGCCCGACCTGCCTTGGCCTCCTCCCCTGATTTTTTGGGTCTGCCCCAGACATCCGTAGCCATCAACTAAGCCCCTTGACATAGCATTTAGTTTTGAAGGACATAGGTTATGTGCTTGTTTGTCAAAGCAATAGAGAGTTGATCATGATTCAGATCACTTGCAACTAATTTTTTGGCAAGTTTACATCATTCAATTCCATGACATGTATTGGATTGAAAGAACTGCTGTACATACTATCAAATGATCGGGGTAAATTATGAAAATGTAGAAAGCAATAAGCATAAAGTAAAGTTATGTAAGACAGTGATGAAATATTAAGGGGAAAAAGGAAATATACCAATATTTACGACTCCGGAAGTCGTCCTTGAAAACAACCAGAGGTCTGTACATAAAGGCAAAACATTCTCATCAATATATGTATCgaatatcaatatataaataCCAAACATCATGCATTTGCAAGCACCTTTCAGATATGTGCATTTAAAATTTGAACACACTGAAAACTTTGAAGCATAGAAAATGGCATGCATATCAGCAATACCGATATCATtggaaaaaatcattttcacGAAGAGTTAGATACAATGCAGTCATGCAGACATTACTATTTCAGAGATCATGATGATGCTATCTATGTTCGCCCTCTCGCTCTATTTCCATCATGCATTACACCAGAAGGGTGTAGTTCAAAAACATGCAAACATTGTCTTTCGACGTGTGGTCGATTTAGATCCTATTGCATAGAGATAATATTATCTATGAAGAGATTAAATTATTCACCAGTTTCATTTTTTGCAGGTCTTGATAAATATATGTTTCTGTGATTCTTCAATTTTGTGTTGGCTTATATCAATTTTTTGGAAAGGAAACATCATCATATGGTAATATTATCATCTTAGACTTacactaacttctgatacaTAGAGACATTATTCTGAATTCATGTGCTAAATTGGGAGGCTATGCTACCAATCCAAGAAAGCAAGGTTCTATATGTATTATGGACATGCCAGAATGGCCAAACCAAGAATGAAAACTAGCATTGACCACAATTAACTTCGAAGATAAGCTGAGTAATTTACCACCGCAGATCATCCATTTAGATCAGACTCCAGATATTCAAGATTGAGGAGGTAGTTGCCACTATGCTCGTTCATTAAGTTTGAAGGACTATCTATAGAAATCAACTTGAACTTGCATCTCCATGAAAgtctaagttttcttatttctcAGTCCAAGTTTTTACAAATCAACTAAAGGAAATGAATGTGCGGTAAATTTCAAAGTGTAtacaatataattataaatgcAATCCACTTCACGAACCACATCACAACTCAAATTTTACCACAAGCAAGAATGCCAATCTGAACTTGTCCAACAAAAAGGCACTAATCACGCGTGGCAGGCCCACAAACACAATAGAGAAGAACCAAGAAACATATTACGAGTtgataaattttagaaaaagtaAATGAAAAAATTAGATAGTTAGTCTCCACTAGGTCCATCCAAGCGTTAATGCATGTATAATATCTCTTTCAATCGAATACAATgtgaaacattttcatgatcatGGCTAATCCTACATCTCTAAGGCAGGATACATAGGATAAAAAGCCTCATTTTTACCTCCTAATACTGAAAGGGACTTTGCCAGGAGAACCAAATCCACCCTGCATGCAAACGGTCGTACATTTACTGGTGCAAATCTCGGCTTTTCTTGACTTGGGCATTTGGATTTTATACCTCCTTTTGCAATCCTTCAGTTCAGCAGTGCACTCACTGGACAAAGTTTGCAGTATGTTCGATAGAGTCTCCTCCTGCTGTTGCGGGCCCACCACCTCACTTCTGCCCGCACACAACATCAATGCGATGGCTGCGACTGCAGCTATGACGGCAGCTATTTGCTTGCCTGCGGTGACGCTTGTGTTAGCTAAAGAAACAGGCTTGCTTCTTGTTGGCAATTTACCTCCAATGGGGTATATCGCCGAGCATATGGTGGACGTCAAGCCAAAGAGTAACATCCCTGTTCTTGAATTATTTTTCCATGTTTTATCCTAAAGTTTTGCATTCTTCCATTTACATCCCCGTGTTCTAGTGGGGACTTCTCCAACAGCCATGTCCGAAACCAGACAAGGCGAGAATACTGTCGTGGTGACTCATATGG
Coding sequences:
- the LOC140839532 gene encoding uncharacterized protein, with the translated sequence MLLFGLTSTICSAIYPIGGKLPTRSKPVSLANTSVTAGKQIAAVIAAVAAIALMLCAGRSEVVGPQQQEETLSNILQTLSSECTAELKDCKRRYKIQMPKSRKAEICTSKCTTVCMQGGFGSPGKVPFSIRRPLVVFKDDFRSRKYCLSECSDSCNLIGDGDDVES